ATGTTATTCAAGTTAATGGATCCATGCACCGTGTCACACCTGACGCGCTTAGACGTGCCTCACGTCAGTTTTCAAAAATAATTGATCCATTGCCCCACCCCAGAATTGCAGTTCTCATTGGCGGAAGCAACAGTAGTTATAACATGACTGCTGGGACCATAAGGCGTATTGCGCGAGACTTGGTTGCCATTAACAGACAAACGGGGGCCGGGCTGATGATTACTACGTCACGGCGGACAACCGAGGCCAATTTCAAACTTTTAAGCAACGCAGTAGAGGATATTCCAAATGTCTTTTGGAATGGGAAAGGCAAAAACCCCTACTTCGCTTTTTTATCTGCCGCTGACGCAATTATCGTAACGTGCGACTCTGTCAATATGATTACAGAGGCAGCTGCTTCAGGCAAACCATTACTTATAGCTGAGCTCGAGGGGAAAAATCGCAAATTTGAAATCTTTCATCAGTCGCTTTATCTTCAAGGTATTGCTAGACCATTCAAAGGGTACCTAGAAGAATGGAGCTACCAGCCCTTAAATGAACCAGCACGGGTAGCAAAAGAAGCACTGCGGCGTATCGAAGCAACCCAAAGGTAATTAACTTCTCTGGGTTTCACTTACTAAAGCAGTTCGATTATGCTATCAATCGTCAATGCAACACACAACAACCACGTTCAAGTATGTCCGATGTTAAATTTAGCGGCTTTTCGTGACATGCCTCTCGAGCGCGCCCCTTTTGATCATTTAATAGTCCCAAATTTTATTTGCGATTCGGCTCTTGCCGATATAAATGAAAGTTTTCCTTCAATCCGACATCCAGGCAGTTTCCCAATAAGCGCTCTGAAAATACGAGGGGTTTTTGAAAATTTTGTCGATCAACTCAGAGGAAAAGAGTTCGAACAGGCAATAGGTAATAAGTTCTCAATCGACCTCTCAAACCAGCCAAACATGTTGACAGTCCGGGGACAATGTCGAGCTCAAGATGGAAAAATACACCGTGACTCCGGAGGGAAAATTATTACTGTCTTAGTTTATTTGAATGGGCACTGGGATCAATCGGGCGGACAGCTTCGCCTTTTACGGTCAGAAAATGATATCGAAGACTATTCAGTAATAGTTCCTCCTGTCGCAGGGACGCTGCTCGCCTTCCGTTGTGACGATAATGCGTGGCACGGCCACAAATCATATGAGGGAGAACGACGTTCTATGCAATTAAACTGGGTGAGGGGCCGTACCTATTTGTGGAGGGAAGCATTACGGCACAACTTATCCGCAATGTTGAAAAACTTTAGTGGCCGGAATT
The DNA window shown above is from Pseudomonadota bacterium and carries:
- a CDS encoding mitochondrial fission ELM1 family protein; its protein translation is MTTTSLSIWTLTDGKIGMANQCLGLAEALLGRVDEGTIVEKVILPKAPWKWLPARVWPSFIDFAGPGSDAIEMPWPDVVISCGRNAVGPALAIKSRSSGTTFIIHVQHPRVKISHFDLISAPIHDGLRGHNVIQVNGSMHRVTPDALRRASRQFSKIIDPLPHPRIAVLIGGSNSSYNMTAGTIRRIARDLVAINRQTGAGLMITTSRRTTEANFKLLSNAVEDIPNVFWNGKGKNPYFAFLSAADAIIVTCDSVNMITEAAASGKPLLIAELEGKNRKFEIFHQSLYLQGIARPFKGYLEEWSYQPLNEPARVAKEALRRIEATQR
- a CDS encoding 2OG-Fe(II) oxygenase, translated to MLSIVNATHNNHVQVCPMLNLAAFRDMPLERAPFDHLIVPNFICDSALADINESFPSIRHPGSFPISALKIRGVFENFVDQLRGKEFEQAIGNKFSIDLSNQPNMLTVRGQCRAQDGKIHRDSGGKIITVLVYLNGHWDQSGGQLRLLRSENDIEDYSVIVPPVAGTLLAFRCDDNAWHGHKSYEGERRSMQLNWVRGRTYLWREALRHNLSAMLKNFSGRN